Proteins encoded by one window of Nocardia goodfellowii:
- a CDS encoding transposase, whose amino-acid sequence MTAAAYANYTGTATADIASGDSTRHRLSRHGDRELNSALHTIAMIQIRMRGSAERSYYDKKIAQGKSSRAAVERARAGLPVRVPLSSRGTAAADVTRA is encoded by the coding sequence TTGACGGCGGCGGCCTACGCCAACTACACCGGCACTGCGACGGCCGACATCGCCAGCGGTGACTCGACTCGGCATCGCCTGTCTCGCCACGGCGATCGAGAACTGAACTCCGCCCTACACACCATCGCGATGATTCAGATTCGCATGCGCGGCAGTGCCGAACGCAGCTACTACGACAAGAAGATCGCACAGGGCAAATCATCGAGAGCGGCCGTCGAGCGGGCCCGCGCTGGGCTTCCCGTACGGGTGCCCCTGTCGAGTAGGGGAACTGCGGCGGCAGATGTCACCAGGGCCTAG
- a CDS encoding recombinase family protein: protein MAAHRPISDDASGASTKQPRLEKVDDRRSERSHRRALVCRVDRFSRNLRDMVVLLDERDWVDFVFRSATKPFDTAFPMESMLVQMLGMFAQFERDAIVHRVVIGARGIAKLLNERGHRNTAGGTWSGQQILRALTEHISANSPAATTQSPAVTHGSSTSTPGNAPKQSSPPGARVQRIAPRPAPTTFSSANWTPNLSGSPTDYPRSDRESDQRHRPNR, encoded by the coding sequence GTGGCGGCTCACCGCCCGATTTCTGATGATGCGTCCGGCGCCAGCACGAAGCAGCCCAGATTGGAGAAGGTTGATGACCGCCGCTCGGAGCGGAGCCATCGACGTGCTTTGGTCTGTCGGGTGGACCGATTCTCGCGCAACCTCCGAGACATGGTCGTGCTGCTGGACGAGCGCGACTGGGTCGATTTCGTATTCCGTTCCGCGACAAAACCTTTCGACACAGCCTTCCCCATGGAAAGCATGCTGGTGCAGATGCTCGGAATGTTCGCGCAGTTCGAGCGTGACGCCATCGTCCACCGAGTCGTCATCGGCGCTCGCGGTATCGCGAAGCTTCTCAATGAACGTGGCCACCGGAACACCGCAGGCGGCACTTGGTCGGGGCAGCAGATCCTGAGGGCGTTGACCGAACATATCTCGGCTAACTCACCTGCCGCGACAACACAATCACCGGCTGTCACGCACGGATCATCGACATCGACACCTGGGAACGCGCCCAAACAATCCTCACCCCCCGGGGCGAGAGTCCAGCGCATCGCGCCGCGTCCGGCTCCGACTACCTTTTCATCAGCCAACTGGACGCCGAACCTCTCAGGATCCCCAACCGACTACCCTCGAAGCGATCGCGAATCAGATCAGCGACATCGCCCGAACAGGTAA
- a CDS encoding transposase has protein sequence MAPEWLTGITDPEWFDRYSARSEDARFPSRWAARAAHANQIGSDGMAVLSAVTSADAPAWLRQLPAVELLQEIWVQRYKVSDGTVSWRDKKDLPPAAIRYCSPYGNQARTGTERDASWNGYKVHLTETCEPDAPHLITQVATTPAPVPDMAMTAAIHTNLAERDLLPEVHLVDAGYIDAGLLIAARREHEIELLGPAKSATGCQAAPNGGYTLSDFTIDWDNERVTCPQGTASSAWQAGQSQDGIPVIRVRFPSSACQSCPAREQCTRSGSGRRLTLRHQAQHQALQLARTEQQTEPWQQRYQHRAGVEGTIGQGIRACGLRRSRYRGLPETCLQHLLTAADLDLNHLDTWWGGNTFRSNANITCRCAQASRLTAHQDSATVFILGSVPRTSGR, from the coding sequence GTGGCACCGGAGTGGCTGACCGGCATCACCGATCCGGAATGGTTCGACAGATACAGTGCCCGATCTGAAGACGCTCGGTTCCCGAGCCGCTGGGCGGCGCGTGCCGCCCACGCGAACCAGATCGGCTCGGACGGAATGGCCGTGCTATCCGCGGTCACCTCCGCAGACGCACCTGCCTGGCTACGGCAGCTTCCGGCGGTCGAGCTGCTGCAAGAAATTTGGGTTCAGCGATACAAGGTCTCCGATGGAACGGTGTCCTGGAGAGACAAGAAAGACCTGCCACCAGCGGCGATCCGCTACTGCTCACCCTATGGCAACCAGGCCCGGACCGGCACCGAACGGGACGCGTCCTGGAACGGCTACAAGGTCCACCTCACCGAAACCTGCGAGCCCGACGCACCACACCTGATCACCCAGGTCGCCACCACGCCGGCACCGGTCCCCGATATGGCGATGACCGCGGCGATCCACACCAACCTGGCCGAGCGGGACCTGCTGCCCGAGGTGCACCTGGTCGACGCCGGCTACATCGATGCCGGATTGCTCATCGCCGCACGACGCGAACACGAGATCGAGCTGCTTGGCCCGGCGAAGTCGGCCACCGGCTGCCAAGCCGCCCCCAACGGCGGCTACACCCTGTCCGACTTCACCATCGACTGGGACAACGAACGGGTGACCTGCCCGCAAGGCACCGCCTCCAGCGCCTGGCAAGCCGGCCAATCCCAAGACGGGATCCCCGTCATCAGAGTTCGATTCCCCAGCTCAGCATGCCAATCCTGTCCCGCCCGGGAACAATGCACCCGTTCGGGTTCAGGTCGACGGCTTACCCTGCGCCACCAAGCCCAGCACCAGGCGCTTCAACTCGCTCGCACCGAACAACAGACCGAACCGTGGCAACAGCGCTACCAGCATCGCGCAGGCGTGGAAGGCACAATCGGCCAAGGCATTCGAGCCTGCGGCCTGCGCCGTTCCCGTTACCGCGGGTTGCCCGAAACCTGCCTCCAGCACCTATTGACCGCTGCAGACCTCGACCTCAACCACCTCGATACCTGGTGGGGGGGCAACACCTTTCGCTCCAACGCGAACATCACATGTCGGTGCGCTCAGGCCAGCCGTCTGACGGCTCACCAGGATTCGGCAACAGTGTTCATTTTGGGTTCAGTGCCTCGAACCTCCGGTCGTTGA
- a CDS encoding YbaB/EbfC family nucleoid-associated protein, with amino-acid sequence MGKVEQQTAKAEALQEALAIARGTASSPNDMVTVEVGADGTLHSIQLSEQGSRLSATQAAEIIFEIHKIGLARAIAVLNDAVAQIDDGDDPHDEEADTEASAPVADVTPVSTAESEPVSDDANWPTIRPYRLLDEDEQDLSAEHQSAEFSYGSMEHLIRPYQLPEDDSAYVRILPNPPPRRRFPGVTTTEAERVSTSRQGGDSYQRADLGREADILDSPAMGAPEDPISPAAADPPTSQIREDEELFSVYDSPWDDWDYGSR; translated from the coding sequence GTGGGGAAAGTCGAGCAACAAACAGCGAAAGCTGAAGCGCTGCAGGAGGCTCTGGCTATCGCGCGGGGCACTGCATCTTCACCCAACGATATGGTCACAGTCGAGGTTGGCGCGGATGGCACGTTGCATTCGATTCAACTGAGCGAACAGGGCTCCAGGCTGTCCGCAACCCAAGCCGCCGAGATAATCTTTGAGATCCACAAGATCGGTCTCGCACGCGCGATTGCTGTACTCAACGATGCTGTTGCCCAAATTGACGACGGCGACGACCCTCACGACGAAGAGGCGGATACGGAAGCATCAGCTCCCGTCGCCGATGTGACTCCCGTATCCACGGCCGAATCCGAACCAGTATCTGACGACGCGAATTGGCCTACCATTCGTCCCTATCGGCTCCTAGACGAGGACGAACAAGATTTGTCGGCGGAGCACCAGTCTGCCGAGTTCTCCTATGGCTCGATGGAACATCTCATCCGCCCATATCAACTGCCAGAAGATGATTCTGCTTACGTTCGCATCCTGCCGAATCCCCCTCCCCGCAGAAGATTCCCCGGCGTTACCACGACCGAAGCGGAACGCGTCTCCACGTCCCGTCAGGGCGGCGATTCCTACCAGCGGGCCGACCTTGGACGTGAGGCCGATATTCTCGACAGCCCAGCAATGGGCGCCCCGGAGGATCCGATTTCACCGGCGGCCGCCGATCCACCGACATCGCAGATCCGGGAAGACGAGGAGCTCTTTTCGGTGTACGACTCTCCTTGGGACGATTGGGATTACGGTTCGCGGTGA
- a CDS encoding S9 family peptidase, protein MRKADGMPVLIPRSVLFGSRGRPTPRLSPDGYRIGFIDGVDGVANVWIGPVDNVAAAAPVTYDRGPGIRSFLFCHDRSTLVYVQDFDGDENWRLYALDLSSGEVRLLTPGAGVRATILAHNHFHSNTMLIGLPSDDPRRIDPYRLDLTTGTLEHLESNPGYSNWLIDSDLRIRGGASITADGGREIKLRDLATGRDEPWMTIAPEDTATTGLPTFDRAGNIHMSSGIGSHTKRLIHIDQHTGDHTVLASHDTYDLMTVYSDPFTLRPQSAVFLGDRRIWVHLDPDFGTRIDHLRAQLDGDISISRSPGSDRWLVAESSDRTSTRYHIYDCATDKIAPLYDERPDLAGYQFAAMEPLAFTARDGLTINGYITFPVEQPRADLPAVLLVHGGPSVRDTWGYKPTVQWLANRGYAVIQVNFRGSTGYGKAFINAGDREWGRAMHHDLLDAVDHVVGQGWIDPKRVAIYGGSFGGYAALVGAAFTPDVFCAAISICGPSNLITLINTLSAQYRGQVGTWHRQVGNPDTEHDMLWERSPLSRASDIRIPLMIVQGRNDPRVKVTESDQIAAALTEAEIPHEYLLFDDEGHGIRKASNAERLNAAIEAFLATHLGGRAQAPSS, encoded by the coding sequence ATGCGGAAAGCTGACGGTATGCCCGTATTGATCCCGCGATCCGTTCTGTTCGGCAGCCGTGGGCGGCCCACCCCCCGCCTGTCTCCTGACGGCTACCGCATCGGTTTCATCGATGGGGTCGACGGCGTCGCAAATGTGTGGATCGGACCGGTCGACAATGTGGCAGCTGCAGCGCCGGTCACCTATGACCGCGGTCCGGGGATCCGGTCGTTCCTGTTTTGCCATGACCGCTCGACCCTGGTCTACGTCCAGGACTTCGACGGTGACGAGAACTGGCGCCTGTACGCACTCGACCTTTCCAGCGGCGAGGTCCGGCTCCTCACCCCCGGTGCTGGCGTTCGCGCGACCATCCTGGCGCACAACCACTTTCACTCCAACACAATGCTGATCGGGCTCCCTTCCGACGACCCAAGACGCATCGACCCCTACCGTCTCGACCTCACCACCGGCACCCTGGAACACCTGGAGTCCAACCCGGGGTACAGCAACTGGCTCATCGACTCCGATCTGCGCATCCGAGGCGGGGCCAGCATCACCGCGGACGGTGGCCGCGAAATCAAGTTGCGGGATCTCGCAACTGGACGCGACGAGCCATGGATGACGATCGCTCCGGAAGACACGGCGACGACTGGACTGCCGACCTTCGACCGCGCCGGAAACATCCACATGTCATCAGGCATTGGTTCGCACACGAAGCGGCTGATCCATATCGACCAGCACACCGGTGACCACACAGTGCTCGCAAGTCACGACACCTACGATCTGATGACCGTCTACTCCGACCCATTCACCCTGCGGCCGCAATCTGCCGTTTTCCTAGGGGACCGGCGGATCTGGGTCCACCTCGACCCGGACTTCGGGACGAGGATCGACCACCTCCGCGCGCAACTCGATGGCGACATCAGCATTTCCCGTTCCCCTGGATCCGATCGCTGGCTCGTCGCCGAGTCCAGCGACCGAACGTCGACCCGCTATCACATCTACGACTGCGCCACCGACAAAATCGCACCACTTTACGACGAGCGTCCGGACCTGGCTGGATACCAGTTCGCCGCCATGGAACCGTTGGCGTTCACCGCCCGCGATGGACTCACAATCAACGGCTACATCACCTTCCCGGTCGAGCAACCGCGTGCGGATCTGCCTGCCGTGCTACTCGTCCACGGCGGCCCCTCAGTGCGCGACACATGGGGATACAAACCGACCGTGCAATGGCTAGCCAACCGCGGATATGCGGTGATCCAGGTCAACTTTCGCGGATCCACCGGATACGGAAAGGCATTCATCAACGCGGGCGACCGGGAATGGGGGCGCGCCATGCACCACGATCTCCTCGACGCTGTCGACCATGTGGTTGGCCAGGGATGGATCGATCCGAAACGCGTGGCAATCTACGGTGGATCCTTCGGCGGGTACGCCGCCCTCGTCGGCGCGGCATTTACCCCCGACGTCTTCTGCGCCGCGATCAGCATCTGCGGCCCTTCAAACCTGATCACCCTTATCAACACCCTGTCCGCACAGTACCGAGGACAAGTCGGCACCTGGCACCGCCAAGTCGGCAACCCCGACACTGAACACGACATGCTCTGGGAACGATCGCCACTATCTCGGGCCAGCGACATACGGATACCCCTGATGATCGTCCAAGGCCGAAACGACCCCCGAGTGAAGGTGACCGAGTCCGACCAGATCGCCGCAGCCCTCACCGAGGCCGAAATACCGCACGAATACCTGCTATTCGACGATGAAGGGCACGGCATCCGCAAAGCTTCCAACGCCGAGCGCCTCAACGCCGCCATCGAAGCATTCCTGGCCACTCATCTCGGTGGACGAGCTCAGGCCCCATCCAGCTAA
- a CDS encoding DUF222 domain-containing protein: protein MFELKGLVELDFGAMSDEELIDGLREAHGTAAAAQAAEVGAVRELYRRHRAGSVEPGVGGVRAGEFAATEVAVALHADEGTAAALIDIGLALEEALPRTWKAFARGRIDLAKVRVIVDSTRALSKELAEVLEPRLIEAAGRTNPARLRQAARRWVMRLDPGGAQRRREERQEERDVRIRAVQDSMAVFDGLLPAPGAQTVAMRLREMSLQVCARDPRTMPQRRADALVALADGSGRLRCGCGRGDRCPVRLEPETPRRPLIQIGIPADSLFGMREAPAFLAGYGPIDAALARMLAEHARFEVIPERSTEPDVATANPVSPRLVREIRAVDGMCRFPGCVLPAAECEVDAQPTGDSSGLVVLCSRHQRLKTLSDNKKQPWRIWHADADRLQWTTPNGDIHTTVREGARYLFPHTDIDAPSQLPALSQGGRHLSPHTDSDVPSPRPTSERDRYLPTHSDIHTPSPLPESHMNARRPSPFQADTPTPEDLAYPVRSLLHRQLRQITPEDEIPDTAMTNIGP, encoded by the coding sequence ATGTTCGAACTCAAGGGGCTTGTTGAGCTGGACTTCGGGGCTATGAGTGACGAAGAACTCATTGATGGGCTGCGGGAGGCGCATGGGACGGCTGCGGCGGCGCAGGCTGCGGAGGTGGGCGCGGTGCGGGAGTTGTATCGGCGGCATCGGGCCGGGAGTGTGGAGCCGGGGGTGGGTGGGGTGCGGGCCGGGGAGTTCGCGGCGACCGAGGTGGCGGTGGCGTTGCATGCGGATGAGGGGACGGCGGCGGCGTTGATCGATATCGGGTTGGCGCTGGAGGAGGCGTTGCCGCGGACGTGGAAGGCGTTCGCTCGCGGGCGGATCGATTTGGCGAAGGTGCGGGTGATTGTGGATAGCACGCGGGCGTTGAGCAAGGAGTTGGCGGAGGTGCTGGAGCCGCGGTTGATCGAGGCGGCGGGGCGGACGAATCCGGCGCGGTTGCGGCAGGCGGCCAGGCGGTGGGTGATGCGGCTGGATCCTGGTGGGGCGCAACGGCGTCGGGAGGAGCGGCAGGAGGAGCGGGACGTCCGGATTCGGGCTGTGCAGGACAGTATGGCGGTGTTCGACGGGCTGTTGCCGGCGCCGGGGGCGCAGACGGTGGCGATGCGGTTGCGGGAGATGAGCCTGCAGGTGTGCGCGCGGGATCCGCGGACTATGCCGCAGCGGCGGGCGGATGCGCTGGTGGCGCTGGCGGACGGGTCGGGGCGGTTGCGGTGCGGGTGTGGACGAGGTGATCGATGCCCGGTACGGCTCGAACCCGAGACGCCGCGCCGTCCGCTGATTCAGATCGGGATTCCGGCGGATTCACTGTTCGGGATGCGGGAGGCGCCGGCCTTTCTGGCGGGCTACGGGCCGATCGACGCCGCCTTGGCACGAATGCTGGCCGAGCACGCGCGGTTCGAGGTCATACCGGAGCGTTCCACCGAGCCGGACGTAGCCACCGCGAACCCGGTGTCGCCGCGACTGGTCCGCGAAATCCGCGCGGTCGACGGAATGTGCCGTTTCCCGGGTTGCGTGCTGCCGGCCGCGGAGTGCGAAGTGGATGCACAGCCGACCGGTGACAGCTCCGGACTGGTGGTGTTGTGCAGCCGACACCAACGCCTGAAGACGTTGTCGGACAACAAGAAACAGCCGTGGCGTATCTGGCATGCCGACGCCGACCGCCTGCAATGGACCACACCCAACGGCGACATCCACACCACTGTCCGTGAGGGAGCCCGATACCTGTTTCCGCACACCGATATCGACGCGCCTTCGCAGCTGCCCGCCCTCAGCCAGGGGGGCCGGCATCTCTCCCCACACACCGATAGCGACGTACCCTCACCCCGTCCCACAAGCGAGAGGGACCGATACCTGCCCACGCACAGCGACATCCACACGCCATCGCCGCTGCCCGAAAGCCACATGAATGCCCGTCGGCCCTCCCCTTTCCAGGCCGACACCCCAACCCCCGAGGATTTGGCCTACCCGGTGAGAAGTCTCCTGCACCGCCAACTCCGTCAGATCACCCCCGAAGACGAAATCCCCGACACGGCCATGACCAACATCGGCCCTTGA
- a CDS encoding type VII secretion target: MKVDPAELRALARWMDSVAAAIGALEVKTSASAVRTVLPGSPLGALTDTAVAQVEEAWSRMASRCTRISVVAKGTAGDFEVTDDEFGRKLKAMGS, encoded by the coding sequence ATGAAGGTCGATCCTGCTGAGTTGCGGGCCTTGGCTCGTTGGATGGACAGTGTCGCCGCGGCTATCGGCGCACTGGAGGTCAAAACCTCTGCGTCCGCTGTCCGGACGGTGTTGCCGGGCTCGCCACTGGGTGCCCTCACCGACACGGCTGTGGCGCAGGTGGAGGAGGCTTGGTCGCGGATGGCTAGTCGGTGTACTCGCATCTCGGTGGTAGCGAAGGGCACGGCAGGGGATTTCGAGGTCACCGACGACGAATTCGGCCGCAAGTTGAAGGCGATGGGCAGTTGA